A stretch of Rhizobium sp. TH2 DNA encodes these proteins:
- a CDS encoding YciI-like protein produces MLFAFLCQDKPGALQVRLDTRPAHIEFLDGLNSAGTLAFAGPFLDADGKPNGSLVVVKAETIEEAKALSAADPYAKAGLFASVDIRPWNWTYNKPEA; encoded by the coding sequence ATGCTTTTCGCCTTCCTCTGCCAGGACAAGCCGGGCGCCCTGCAAGTGCGTCTGGATACGCGCCCTGCCCATATCGAATTCCTCGACGGGCTGAACAGCGCGGGTACGCTCGCCTTCGCCGGTCCGTTCCTCGATGCCGACGGCAAGCCGAACGGCAGCCTGGTCGTGGTCAAGGCCGAGACGATCGAGGAGGCCAAGGCGCTCTCCGCCGCCGATCCCTATGCCAAGGCCGGCCTGTTCGCCTCGGTCGATATCCGGCCGTGGAACTGGACCTATAACAAGCCGGAGGCGTGA
- a CDS encoding EVE domain-containing protein, whose protein sequence is MAYWLFKSEPDAFSWEKLKSKGKDGQEWDGVRNYAARNNMRLMKIGDKGFFYHSNEGKEVVGIAEVCALAHPDSTADNPTWECVDIRAVVDIPKPMNLDDIKADPKLAEMILVKNSRLSVQPVTDEEYFYICKKCGLDNPPKSP, encoded by the coding sequence ATGGCCTACTGGCTCTTCAAGTCCGAACCCGACGCCTTCTCCTGGGAGAAGCTGAAATCCAAGGGCAAGGATGGTCAGGAATGGGACGGCGTGCGCAACTATGCCGCCCGCAACAACATGCGGCTGATGAAGATCGGCGACAAGGGCTTCTTCTACCATTCCAACGAGGGCAAGGAGGTCGTCGGCATCGCCGAGGTCTGTGCGCTCGCCCACCCGGATTCGACCGCCGACAACCCGACCTGGGAATGCGTCGATATCCGCGCCGTGGTCGATATCCCCAAGCCGATGAACCTCGACGACATCAAGGCCGATCCCAAGCTTGCCGAGATGATCCTGGTCAAGAATTCGCGTCTCTCGGTGCAGCCGGTGACGGACGAGGAATATTTCTACATCTGCAAGAAGTGTGGACTGGACAATCCTCCCAAATCGCCGTGA
- the tsaD gene encoding tRNA (adenosine(37)-N6)-threonylcarbamoyltransferase complex transferase subunit TsaD codes for MALTRILGIETSCDETAAAVVERLDDGTGRILADVVLSQLEEHSAYGGVVPEIAARAHAEALDALISEALVRSNTKLSEIDAIAATSGPGLIGGLIVGLLTGKAIAMASGKPLYAVNHLEGHALTARLTDGLTFPYLLLLVSGGHTQLILVKGVGDYERWGTTIDDALGEAFDKTAKLLGLPYPGGPAVERAAKTGNPNRFAFPRPLVGEARLDFSFSGLKTAVRQASESIAPVSDQDIADICASFQHAVSRTLKDRIGRGLVRFRERFGNTVANPALVVAGGVAANEEVRTTLQTISDANGFRFVAPPMNLCTDNAVMIAWAGLERMAEGFAPDDLTVAPRSRWPLDADAAAIIGSGKRGAKA; via the coding sequence TTGGCACTCACGCGTATCCTCGGCATCGAAACCAGCTGTGACGAGACTGCCGCTGCTGTCGTCGAACGGCTGGACGACGGCACCGGCCGTATTCTCGCCGACGTCGTGCTTTCCCAGCTTGAGGAGCACTCGGCCTATGGCGGCGTGGTGCCCGAGATCGCCGCCCGCGCTCATGCCGAGGCGCTGGATGCGCTGATTTCGGAAGCGCTGGTTCGCTCGAACACGAAACTCAGTGAAATTGATGCCATCGCCGCCACCTCCGGCCCGGGCCTGATCGGCGGGCTGATCGTCGGCTTGCTCACCGGCAAGGCGATCGCCATGGCATCCGGCAAGCCACTTTATGCCGTCAATCACCTCGAAGGGCACGCGCTGACGGCGCGGCTGACCGATGGGTTGACCTTTCCGTACCTGCTGCTGCTCGTCTCGGGCGGCCATACCCAGCTGATCCTGGTCAAGGGCGTCGGCGATTACGAGCGCTGGGGCACGACGATCGACGATGCGCTGGGCGAGGCCTTCGACAAGACCGCGAAGCTGCTCGGCCTGCCCTATCCCGGCGGACCGGCCGTCGAGCGCGCGGCGAAGACGGGCAATCCGAATCGCTTCGCCTTCCCGCGCCCGCTGGTCGGCGAGGCAAGGCTCGACTTTTCCTTTTCTGGCCTCAAGACCGCTGTCCGGCAAGCGTCGGAATCGATCGCGCCGGTCAGCGACCAGGACATCGCCGATATCTGCGCCTCGTTCCAGCACGCGGTGTCACGGACGCTGAAGGACCGGATTGGGCGCGGCCTGGTGCGCTTCCGCGAGCGCTTCGGCAACACGGTTGCCAATCCCGCGCTCGTCGTCGCCGGCGGCGTGGCGGCAAACGAAGAGGTCCGCACGACGCTGCAAACCATCTCCGACGCCAACGGCTTCCGCTTCGTGGCGCCGCCAATGAACCTCTGCACCGACAATGCGGTGATGATCGCCTGGGCCGGATTGGAACGCATGGCCGAGGGGTTCGCGCCGGATGACCTCACCGTCGCACCACGCTCACGCTGGCCGCTCGATGCCGACGCTGCCGCGATTATCGGCAGCGGCAAGCGGGGCGCCAAGGCATGA
- a CDS encoding uroporphyrinogen-III synthase has translation MRVLITRPESRAEGTAAKLTELGHEPVSFPLFAPVRDPDAASRALATPHSAIAVTSPEAVRSLMELGDLLTPHLGTRVFAVGRATARAAREAGFTDIDSGAGGGHELGHIVAAFYHAHGNPDLPVLYLAGEKRMGRFERVLADNGIACFVAETYQMEPIVYTIEEQQAMLVAKMADAVFFYSRETANAFFALEIFNVSHDAIRKTLFFCLSRNIAEAVPEELRNSAVVSDNPDEDELIDLL, from the coding sequence ATGCGGGTTCTGATCACAAGGCCCGAATCTCGGGCGGAAGGCACGGCGGCGAAGCTCACGGAACTCGGCCACGAGCCGGTCAGTTTCCCGCTTTTTGCGCCGGTGCGTGATCCCGATGCCGCCTCGCGGGCGCTGGCGACGCCGCACTCGGCAATCGCGGTCACCTCGCCCGAGGCGGTTCGCTCGCTGATGGAACTCGGGGACCTGCTGACACCCCATCTCGGCACCAGGGTCTTCGCCGTTGGCAGGGCGACGGCGCGGGCCGCCCGCGAGGCCGGCTTTACGGATATCGATTCTGGCGCTGGCGGCGGGCACGAGCTCGGCCACATCGTTGCCGCCTTCTATCACGCGCATGGCAACCCGGATCTGCCGGTTCTCTATCTCGCCGGCGAGAAACGGATGGGCCGGTTCGAACGGGTTCTTGCCGACAATGGAATAGCCTGCTTCGTTGCCGAGACCTACCAGATGGAGCCGATCGTCTATACGATCGAGGAGCAGCAGGCGATGCTCGTCGCCAAGATGGCGGATGCCGTCTTCTTCTATTCCCGGGAAACGGCCAACGCATTCTTCGCGCTGGAGATATTCAACGTCAGCCACGATGCGATCAGGAAAACGCTGTTTTTCTGCCTCAGCCGCAATATTGCCGAAGCGGTGCCCGAAGAGCTGCGGAACAGCGCGGTGGTCAGCGACAATCCCGACGAGGACGAGCTGATCGACCTGCTGTAA
- the hemC gene encoding hydroxymethylbilane synthase, with protein MQTKAYRIGTRGSPLALAQAAETRARLMLAHGLPEDAFEIVVLSTKGDRITDRSLSEIGGKGLFTAEIEAQLLSGELDFAVHSSKDMATVLPEGLEITAYLPREDIRDAFVSHIAPRLAEMPIGAMVGTASLRRQALVRKLRPDLQVKIFRGQVETRLRKLSEGDADATLLAYAGLKRLGKPEVATEILDPEIFPPAPAQGAICVEARKGDAAIAALLAPVNHAETYSAVTCERAFLEVLDGSCRTPIAGYALVEGDRIRFSGMILTPDGQTSHSIASDGLVRDAYGIGRKAGHAIRDRAGAPFFENWG; from the coding sequence ATGCAAACAAAAGCTTACCGGATCGGCACGCGCGGCAGTCCGCTGGCGCTCGCGCAGGCCGCTGAGACGCGGGCGCGGCTGATGCTGGCGCATGGCCTGCCGGAGGATGCCTTCGAGATCGTGGTGCTGTCGACCAAGGGTGACCGCATCACCGACCGGTCGCTATCGGAGATCGGCGGCAAGGGCCTGTTCACCGCCGAAATCGAGGCGCAGCTTCTATCCGGCGAACTGGATTTCGCCGTCCACTCGTCGAAGGACATGGCGACTGTTCTGCCTGAAGGTCTTGAAATCACCGCCTATCTGCCACGCGAGGATATCAGGGACGCGTTCGTGAGCCATATCGCGCCGCGACTGGCCGAAATGCCGATTGGTGCGATGGTCGGCACGGCATCGCTCCGCCGGCAGGCGCTGGTCAGGAAGCTTCGGCCGGATCTTCAGGTGAAGATCTTTCGCGGGCAGGTCGAGACGCGGCTGCGCAAGCTCTCGGAGGGCGATGCCGATGCGACGCTGCTCGCCTATGCGGGCCTGAAGCGACTCGGCAAGCCGGAGGTCGCCACCGAAATCCTCGATCCCGAAATCTTTCCACCCGCCCCGGCACAGGGCGCGATCTGCGTCGAGGCGCGCAAGGGCGATGCTGCGATCGCGGCACTTCTCGCGCCCGTCAATCATGCCGAAACATATTCGGCTGTCACCTGTGAGCGCGCCTTTCTCGAAGTGCTCGACGGCTCCTGCCGCACGCCGATCGCCGGCTATGCTCTGGTCGAGGGCGATCGCATCCGCTTCTCCGGCATGATTCTGACACCGGATGGGCAGACATCACATTCCATAGCAAGCGATGGATTGGTCCGCGATGCCTACGGGATAGGCCGCAAGGCCGGGCATGCGATCCGCGATCGCGCGGGTGCGCCCTTCTTCGAAAACTGGGGGTGA
- a CDS encoding tyrosine recombinase XerC, with translation MNEILIMADETLLAERRTWLDSLAEERRLSALTVDAYERDTRQFLMFLTSHAGGPARMSDLKALRPADLRAFLANRRRDGAGARTLGRGLAGLRSFLRHLEKKGMVNAAGSRAVRSPKQPKSLPKPLSASQAIRVTTDEGQLAEEPWIAARNAALLSLLYGSGLRISEALSLTRLDFPADAKMLRVTGKGGKTRIVPLIGATADAVAAYIKLCPFVIGPEQPVFLGARGGPLQPAIIQREMQKMRSALGLPETATPHALRHSFATHLLSAGGDLRAIQELLGHASLSTTQIYTGVDSARLLDIYEKAHPRAG, from the coding sequence ATGAACGAAATCCTCATCATGGCCGACGAGACGCTGCTGGCCGAGCGCAGGACCTGGCTCGATTCGCTCGCCGAGGAGCGGCGGCTTTCCGCGCTGACGGTCGATGCCTATGAGCGCGACACGCGCCAGTTCCTGATGTTCCTGACCAGCCATGCCGGCGGCCCGGCGCGGATGTCCGATCTCAAGGCGCTCAGGCCGGCCGATCTCCGCGCCTTCCTTGCCAATCGCCGTCGGGATGGTGCCGGTGCCCGAACGCTCGGGCGCGGCCTCGCCGGACTTCGCTCCTTCCTCCGGCATCTCGAGAAGAAGGGCATGGTCAATGCGGCCGGTTCGCGCGCCGTGCGCTCGCCGAAGCAGCCGAAAAGCCTGCCCAAACCGCTGAGTGCATCGCAGGCCATCCGCGTGACCACCGACGAGGGCCAGCTTGCCGAAGAGCCGTGGATCGCCGCGCGCAACGCGGCACTGCTGAGCCTGCTCTATGGCTCGGGCTTGCGCATTTCCGAAGCACTCTCGCTGACCAGGCTCGATTTCCCCGCCGACGCCAAAATGCTGCGCGTCACCGGCAAGGGCGGCAAGACGCGCATCGTGCCGCTGATCGGCGCGACGGCAGATGCGGTCGCGGCCTATATCAAACTCTGCCCCTTCGTCATCGGTCCGGAACAACCGGTCTTCCTCGGCGCCCGTGGTGGGCCGCTGCAGCCGGCGATCATCCAGCGCGAGATGCAGAAGATGCGTTCGGCGCTCGGCCTGCCGGAAACCGCCACGCCGCATGCGTTGCGTCATTCTTTTGCCACGCATCTGTTGTCAGCAGGCGGTGATCTCAGGGCGATCCAGGAATTGTTGGGCCATGCCAGCCTGTCGACGACGCAGATCTATACCGGTGTCGATTCGGCACGGCTGCTCGACATCTACGAGAAGGCCCATCCACGTGCCGGTTAA
- a CDS encoding DUF1761 domain-containing protein: protein MDFTTVNLLGVMIAAIAAFIVGSVYYPLMSKPWLKATRRDPTTIKMSYSPFVISFIGELVMALALALVLGAITLGNPDDYSITMGLMWGFVLWLGFAAMTMTINHRYGGYGWDLTLIDGFHWLLVILAMGAVLGWFGPPEVTLT from the coding sequence ATGGATTTCACGACCGTCAACCTTCTCGGCGTCATGATCGCCGCCATCGCGGCTTTCATCGTCGGTTCCGTCTATTATCCGCTGATGAGCAAGCCGTGGCTCAAGGCGACCCGGCGCGATCCGACAACTATCAAGATGAGCTACTCGCCTTTTGTGATCTCCTTCATCGGAGAACTCGTCATGGCCTTGGCCCTTGCCCTCGTCCTGGGCGCTATCACTTTGGGCAATCCGGACGACTATTCCATCACAATGGGTCTGATGTGGGGTTTCGTACTCTGGCTCGGCTTTGCCGCCATGACGATGACAATCAATCATCGCTATGGAGGCTACGGCTGGGATCTAACCCTTATCGACGGATTTCACTGGCTGCTGGTGATTCTCGCCATGGGGGCAGTGCTCGGCTGGTTCGGACCACCGGAAGTCACGCTGACTTAA
- a CDS encoding DHA2 family efflux MFS transporter permease subunit — MTHDIQAISDVEVISGTEDQSARNKLVIGLLLVSAFVVILNETIMGVALPHLMADLRISASMAQWLTTAFMLTMAVVIPVTGYLLQRLDTRPVFILAMTLFSAGTLISALSPGFAMLVVGRIVQASGTAIMMPLLMTTIMHLVPPQSRGKTMGNISIVISVAPAIGPTISGLILSALDWRWLFLLVLPIALAALALGAWKIKNVTEPTKAPIDLLSIPLSAIGFGSFVYGLSGLGEAALHPPVVSPWLPLGLGGAVIAVFILRQLHLQKHDRALLDMRTLTIPAFTIPALMMAILMMSMFGVFILLPIYLQNVLGLTTLQTGLLLLPGGLIMGLCAPSVGSLFDRYGPMPLVVPGAILFSALMWGLTFIQQDTSFWLLLVAHIILSIGLALMFTPLFTASLGALPPHLYSHGSAMIGTTQQVAGAAGTALFVAIMTMSGSSAELAGSGALAATTVGIRAAFLCGAIISIAAVATAFFIKKPAGGHGMPH, encoded by the coding sequence ATGACTCACGATATTCAAGCTATTTCCGATGTTGAAGTTATCTCCGGCACGGAAGACCAGAGCGCGCGCAACAAGCTCGTCATCGGTCTTCTGCTGGTTTCGGCCTTTGTCGTCATTCTCAATGAAACCATCATGGGCGTCGCACTGCCGCATCTCATGGCCGACCTCAGGATCTCCGCAAGCATGGCGCAATGGCTCACGACGGCGTTCATGCTGACGATGGCGGTCGTCATCCCCGTGACAGGCTATCTGCTGCAGCGGCTCGATACGCGGCCCGTCTTTATCCTGGCGATGACGCTCTTCAGTGCCGGCACGCTGATTTCCGCGCTGTCGCCGGGCTTCGCCATGCTGGTGGTCGGACGCATCGTGCAGGCGTCCGGCACGGCGATCATGATGCCCCTGCTGATGACCACGATCATGCATCTGGTGCCGCCGCAGTCGCGCGGCAAGACGATGGGCAATATCTCGATCGTCATCTCCGTGGCGCCTGCCATCGGTCCGACGATTTCGGGCCTCATTCTCAGCGCGCTCGATTGGCGCTGGCTGTTCCTGCTTGTCCTGCCGATCGCTCTTGCAGCGCTTGCGCTCGGCGCCTGGAAAATCAAGAACGTCACCGAGCCTACGAAGGCACCGATCGATCTTTTGTCGATCCCGCTGTCCGCCATCGGCTTCGGCAGCTTCGTCTATGGCCTGAGCGGCCTGGGAGAGGCAGCGCTTCACCCGCCGGTCGTTTCGCCCTGGCTTCCGCTGGGATTGGGCGGGGCGGTCATCGCGGTCTTCATTCTGCGACAACTGCATCTTCAGAAGCATGACCGGGCTTTGCTGGATATGCGCACCCTGACAATCCCGGCCTTCACCATCCCGGCGCTGATGATGGCGATCCTGATGATGTCGATGTTCGGTGTCTTCATCCTGCTGCCGATCTACCTGCAGAACGTACTGGGACTGACAACGCTTCAGACCGGGTTGCTGCTCCTACCAGGCGGTCTGATCATGGGCCTCTGCGCCCCGAGCGTCGGCAGCCTGTTCGACCGGTATGGCCCGATGCCGCTTGTCGTTCCAGGCGCCATCCTGTTCAGCGCGCTGATGTGGGGCTTGACCTTCATTCAGCAGGACACCTCGTTCTGGCTGCTGCTGGTCGCTCATATCATCCTCAGCATCGGTCTTGCGCTGATGTTCACACCGCTGTTCACCGCCAGCCTCGGAGCCCTGCCGCCCCATCTCTATTCGCATGGCAGCGCCATGATCGGCACCACGCAACAGGTCGCGGGTGCGGCTGGTACCGCACTCTTCGTCGCGATCATGACGATGTCGGGCTCGAGCGCCGAACTGGCCGGCAGCGGTGCCCTTGCAGCGACAACGGTCGGGATTCGGGCGGCGTTCCTCTGCGGAGCGATCATCTCCATTGCGGCAGTCGCTACGGCCTTCTTCATCAAGAAGCCAGCCGGCGGCCACGGCATGCCGCATTGA
- a CDS encoding TraB/GumN family protein, with amino-acid sequence MSTAVPEIRNRSGRILDLAADSVLSLIVAVHIFAALLLAVTLLFATPAGAAEDAACGARNLVAELETKNPAEYAKLKAEGDKVKNAGARFWKLEMTGHKPNWLLGTIHLSDPRVTDLPHESKSAYDGAATVVLESDEVLDQQKAAASLMAKPDLMYFSGTDTLDNYLKPDQKAVLEANLIKRGIPFLSIVKMKPYLVTSMVSLSTCELSRKANGAPFLDMKLAKDGAAAGKKIKGVETMQEQIEAMASLPLDFHVRSLVSSLKYPEYTADMMETTVQLYLSDRIGMVFPAGAYFAPETNVSDFQDMAKFEDVLITRRNHNMADRAMPILAEGNVFMAVGALHLIGDEGLVELFRQKGYTVTAVR; translated from the coding sequence ATGTCTACAGCCGTGCCCGAAATCAGGAACCGATCCGGCCGCATCCTCGACCTCGCGGCCGATAGTGTCTTGTCGTTGATAGTCGCGGTCCATATTTTTGCGGCCCTGCTGCTTGCCGTGACCCTGCTGTTCGCCACGCCTGCGGGCGCCGCCGAGGATGCAGCGTGCGGAGCGCGAAATCTTGTTGCCGAGCTCGAGACGAAAAATCCGGCGGAATATGCCAAGCTCAAGGCGGAAGGCGACAAGGTCAAGAATGCCGGCGCCCGCTTCTGGAAGCTGGAAATGACCGGCCACAAGCCCAACTGGCTGCTCGGCACGATCCACCTCTCGGACCCGCGCGTCACGGACCTGCCACATGAATCGAAATCCGCCTATGACGGCGCGGCCACCGTCGTGCTCGAATCCGACGAAGTGCTGGACCAACAGAAAGCCGCTGCCTCGCTGATGGCAAAGCCGGACCTGATGTATTTCTCGGGCACGGATACGCTCGACAACTATCTCAAGCCGGACCAGAAGGCGGTTCTGGAAGCCAATCTCATCAAGCGCGGCATTCCATTCCTGTCGATCGTCAAGATGAAGCCCTATCTGGTCACATCGATGGTTTCGCTGTCCACCTGCGAACTGTCACGCAAGGCGAACGGCGCGCCGTTCCTCGACATGAAACTTGCCAAGGACGGCGCTGCCGCCGGCAAGAAGATCAAGGGCGTGGAGACCATGCAGGAGCAGATCGAGGCGATGGCCAGCCTGCCGCTCGATTTCCATGTGAGGTCTCTCGTCTCCAGTCTCAAATATCCCGAATACACCGCCGACATGATGGAGACCACGGTACAGCTTTATCTGAGCGACCGGATCGGCATGGTCTTCCCGGCTGGCGCCTATTTCGCGCCGGAGACGAATGTCAGTGATTTCCAGGACATGGCGAAGTTCGAGGACGTGCTGATCACCAGGCGCAACCACAACATGGCCGACCGCGCCATGCCGATCCTCGCCGAGGGCAATGTCTTCATGGCGGTCGGCGCCCTGCACCTGATCGGTGACGAAGGCCTGGTCGAACTGTTCCGCCAGAAGGGCTATACCGTCACGGCCGTGAGGTGA
- a CDS encoding COG4223 family protein codes for MEPEDQSRHSKTKPEPVTIDLGAEEVTDMAAGDPEGTEDNVTADADTAPATEAETSAKSYSGIPNANSSAAAQPQPTTAKGSGSLSLIAASLIGGVIALGGAAGLQYWGVLPSLGSNEETKVALNLMSSEVEKLKTEVAAQPEVDLSPVNAKITALEEKMTTVPEANGLSADADARINALAEQVKAAEAAVGTQKTESETARAALEMRIEAIEKTLSQPRDDVEVAVAIASAGLKAAIDRGGPFISELDTLEGVDPEDPAVKELKQFAAIGVPSRTSLVTDFPAVADTILSAVVIDDPNQSLTDRLMSSAFSAIKVRPVGDVEGEGPDAVVARMEEKLKNGDFTGAASEWAKLPEPAKAASAAYKKQLDARIRVEELVGNALTKAVSTTKTNG; via the coding sequence ATGGAACCGGAAGACCAGAGCCGCCATTCCAAGACCAAGCCCGAGCCGGTGACGATAGACCTCGGCGCCGAAGAGGTAACGGATATGGCCGCAGGCGATCCCGAGGGGACCGAGGACAATGTGACGGCGGATGCGGATACGGCACCGGCGACGGAAGCCGAAACATCCGCCAAGAGCTATTCCGGCATTCCGAATGCCAACAGCTCGGCTGCTGCCCAGCCGCAGCCAACCACTGCAAAAGGTTCCGGTAGCCTGTCCTTGATTGCAGCAAGCCTGATCGGCGGCGTGATCGCGCTCGGTGGAGCGGCTGGCCTGCAATATTGGGGCGTGCTGCCCTCGCTCGGCTCGAACGAGGAAACCAAAGTCGCGCTCAACCTGATGTCGTCGGAGGTCGAGAAGCTGAAGACCGAGGTTGCCGCCCAGCCGGAAGTCGATCTTTCGCCGGTCAACGCCAAGATCACCGCGCTCGAGGAGAAGATGACGACCGTGCCGGAGGCCAACGGCCTGTCGGCGGATGCCGATGCCCGCATCAATGCGCTGGCCGAACAGGTCAAGGCCGCTGAAGCGGCGGTCGGCACGCAGAAGACCGAATCCGAGACTGCGCGCGCGGCGCTCGAAATGCGCATCGAGGCCATCGAAAAGACGCTCAGCCAGCCGCGTGACGATGTCGAAGTGGCGGTCGCCATCGCATCGGCCGGCCTCAAGGCCGCGATCGATCGCGGCGGGCCGTTCATCTCGGAACTCGATACGCTCGAAGGTGTCGATCCCGAGGATCCGGCGGTCAAGGAGCTCAAGCAGTTCGCGGCGATCGGCGTGCCCTCACGCACCAGCCTTGTCACCGATTTTCCGGCTGTTGCCGATACGATCCTGTCGGCGGTCGTCATCGATGATCCCAACCAGAGCCTCACCGACCGCCTGATGTCGAGCGCGTTTTCCGCGATCAAGGTCCGGCCGGTCGGCGATGTCGAGGGCGAGGGACCGGATGCGGTCGTGGCGCGTATGGAGGAAAAGCTGAAGAACGGCGATTTCACCGGTGCCGCGAGCGAATGGGCGAAGCTTCCCGAACCCGCCAAGGCGGCGTCCGCCGCCTATAAAAAGCAGCTCGATGCCCGCATCCGTGTCGAGGAACTGGTCGGCAATGCCCTCACCAAGGCGGTCTCGACCACCAAGACGAACGGCTGA
- a CDS encoding methyltransferase, with the protein MKTDPETFILENTSVMSPPHVPEIRLHLADEAHDLWLKTEDELEEIGLPPPFWAFAWAGGQGLARYVLDHPETVAGKHVVDLASGSGLVAIAAVQAGAASVIAADIDPWTEAAVRLNSRLNNVELTFTNDNLIGTTLEADVLLAGDVFYDVGFANALVPWFTMLAQAGKTLIVGDPGRSYCPRHLMEPLTTYEVPVTRALEDAEVKKTTVWRFVGKSA; encoded by the coding sequence GTGAAGACCGACCCGGAAACCTTCATCCTCGAAAACACGTCGGTGATGAGCCCGCCGCATGTGCCGGAGATTCGACTGCATCTCGCCGACGAGGCGCATGACCTGTGGCTGAAGACCGAGGACGAACTAGAGGAAATCGGCCTGCCGCCACCCTTCTGGGCCTTCGCCTGGGCCGGCGGGCAGGGGCTGGCGCGGTATGTGCTCGACCATCCGGAGACGGTGGCGGGCAAGCACGTGGTGGATTTGGCGTCGGGGTCTGGGCTGGTCGCCATAGCAGCTGTGCAGGCCGGTGCCGCGTCGGTTATTGCGGCGGATATCGATCCGTGGACCGAAGCAGCCGTTAGACTGAATAGCCGGCTAAATAATGTCGAACTTACGTTTACCAACGACAATCTGATCGGCACGACACTGGAAGCGGACGTGCTGCTGGCCGGCGACGTGTTCTACGATGTCGGCTTCGCGAATGCGCTTGTCCCATGGTTCACGATGCTGGCCCAGGCCGGCAAGACCCTCATCGTCGGTGATCCGGGCCGCAGCTACTGCCCAAGGCACCTGATGGAACCACTCACGACCTATGAAGTGCCGGTTACGCGGGCGCTGGAAGACGCCGAGGTGAAGAAGACGACGGTTTGGCGGTTTGTCGGAAAGTCCGCTTGA
- a CDS encoding NAD(P)H-dependent glycerol-3-phosphate dehydrogenase, with product MSGAEKIVVVGSGAFGTALAAVAALAGKADVTLLCRREDQRAELEATRINSRNLPGITLPPDLHYATDNALLEQASIVLFAMPSQAQAEAAQELKSHLRQHQSIVTCAKGIDKATSRLLTDVLEEELPDHSISVLSGPGFAADIAKGLPTAMAVASPDMAEAERIAQAISGPTFRLYPSTDRIGVQLGGALKNVLAIACGIVEGAGLGDSARAALIARGLAEMSRLIEAYGGDPDTVRGLSGLGDLVLTATSHQSRNLRFGIETGRTGRAALPSGELVEGAHAAAIAARLAAEHHVDMPVTLAVASIIDGAIDVKTAINGLMTRPITTE from the coding sequence ATGAGTGGCGCTGAAAAGATCGTCGTCGTCGGTTCGGGCGCCTTCGGCACCGCGCTCGCAGCTGTCGCGGCGCTGGCCGGAAAGGCCGATGTGACGTTGCTCTGCCGCCGCGAGGACCAGCGCGCCGAGCTCGAAGCCACGCGGATCAACAGCCGCAACCTGCCCGGCATCACGCTGCCGCCCGATCTCCACTACGCCACCGACAACGCCCTGCTCGAACAGGCATCGATCGTGCTGTTCGCCATGCCGAGCCAGGCGCAGGCCGAAGCGGCGCAGGAGCTCAAGTCGCATCTCCGCCAGCATCAATCGATCGTCACCTGCGCCAAGGGCATCGACAAGGCAACCTCGCGGCTGTTGACCGACGTGCTCGAAGAGGAACTGCCGGATCACTCGATATCCGTTCTTTCCGGTCCCGGCTTCGCCGCCGATATCGCCAAGGGCCTGCCGACCGCGATGGCGGTGGCCTCGCCTGATATGGCGGAGGCCGAGCGCATCGCCCAGGCGATTTCAGGTCCGACCTTCCGGCTCTATCCCTCGACCGACCGCATCGGCGTCCAGCTCGGTGGGGCGCTGAAGAACGTGCTGGCCATCGCCTGCGGAATCGTCGAAGGCGCGGGTCTGGGAGACTCCGCCCGTGCCGCGCTGATCGCGCGTGGTCTCGCCGAGATGTCGCGGCTGATCGAGGCCTATGGCGGCGACCCGGACACTGTGCGCGGCCTGTCCGGCCTCGGCGATCTCGTGCTCACCGCCACCAGCCACCAGTCACGCAACCTGCGCTTCGGCATCGAGACCGGCCGCACCGGCCGCGCGGCTCTCCCCTCCGGCGAACTGGTCGAGGGCGCCCATGCGGCGGCCATTGCCGCCCGGCTGGCGGCGGAGCATCATGTGGATATGCCGGTGACGCTGGCCGTCGCCTCTATCATCGACGGCGCGATCGATGTCAAAACAGCGATCAACGGCCTGATGACCCGGCCGATCACGACCGAATGA